A single genomic interval of Porphyromonas sp. oral taxon 275 harbors:
- a CDS encoding ATP-binding protein produces the protein MELTKELKGRTLEAIIADRANYPSDSKHATALGISPSVYNALKKGKVEKQLSETAWLSIARRLNVPLRGEIEWKVAPTATYDYVTGQLEACQERSLSALLCDLPNIGKTFSARQYARTHKNVVYVDCSQVKTKVRLVRQIALGFGLEAKGRYEEIYANLVYYVKSLHQPLIILDEAGDLQYEAFLELKALWNALENACGWYMMGADGLRAKIERSIDCRKVGYAELFSRFGDAYRQVTPLDGEERKNFLMRQVVEVAKLNVPQGVDAVSLARKSGSLRRAYTEIEKLKLQAGA, from the coding sequence ATGGAGCTAACGAAAGAACTCAAGGGGCGCACGCTCGAGGCAATCATCGCCGACCGTGCTAACTACCCCAGCGATAGCAAGCACGCCACCGCCCTGGGGATCTCCCCCAGCGTCTACAATGCCCTGAAGAAGGGGAAGGTCGAGAAACAGCTGAGTGAGACTGCTTGGCTTAGCATTGCCCGACGACTCAACGTGCCCCTGCGTGGAGAAATCGAATGGAAGGTAGCACCAACCGCTACCTATGACTATGTAACGGGACAACTGGAAGCATGTCAGGAGCGAAGTCTCTCTGCCCTGCTCTGCGACCTACCGAACATCGGCAAGACCTTCTCAGCTCGGCAATACGCTCGGACGCATAAGAATGTAGTCTACGTGGACTGCTCGCAGGTCAAGACGAAGGTTCGTCTGGTACGACAGATCGCCCTAGGCTTTGGCTTGGAAGCCAAGGGAAGATATGAAGAGATCTACGCTAACCTCGTCTACTACGTCAAGAGCCTCCACCAGCCCCTGATCATCCTTGATGAGGCTGGAGACCTTCAGTATGAAGCCTTCCTTGAACTCAAAGCCTTGTGGAATGCGCTCGAGAATGCCTGCGGATGGTATATGATGGGTGCAGATGGCTTACGAGCGAAGATTGAGCGAAGCATCGACTGTCGAAAGGTGGGATATGCCGAGCTCTTCTCCCGCTTCGGCGATGCCTACCGCCAGGTGACACCGCTCGACGGGGAGGAGCGAAAGAACTTCCTGATGCGCCAGGTGGTCGAGGTGGCAAAGCTCAATGTACCCCAAGGGGTGGACGCTGTTAGTCTTGCTCGAAAGTCGGGGAGCCTTCGTAGAGCTTACACCGAGATCGAGAAGCTCAAACTACAAGCGGGGGCATAA